Proteins encoded together in one Hevea brasiliensis isolate MT/VB/25A 57/8 chromosome 16, ASM3005281v1, whole genome shotgun sequence window:
- the LOC110664618 gene encoding callose synthase 7 yields MASSSGTKSDAGPPRSLSRRMTRAQTMMVNLPDEDTSAFDSELVPSSMSFIAPILRVANEVEKDNPRVAYLCRFHALEKAHRMDPNSSGRGVRQFKTYLLHRLEKEELETQRQLAGTDPKEIQLYYQKFYVDNVKEGQYVKKPEEMAKILQIAAVLYDVLIAVVPAPKIENETKRYARDVEKLREQYEHYNILPLYAAGIKPAIMELPEIKAALHALRNVDNLPMPRISLARDAPHDMPKERVKSVNDILDWLSSVFGFQRGNVANQREHLILLLANIDARKRTLENYSMLDSGTIKQLMDKIFKNYRSWCDYLRCEDNLRFPHGSNEQQLELIYIGLYLLIWGEASNIRFMPECICYIFHKMADEVFGILYSNVHPVSGETYETAAPDHEAFLRNVITPIYQVVRKESKRNKGGKASHSKWRNYDDLNEYFWSDKCFKLEWPMDLKADFFVHSDEPTNERSNQGTTGHRKPKTNFVEVRTFWHLYRSFDRMWIFFILAFQAMVIIAWSSSGSIVDFFNEDVFRRVLSIFVTSAFLNFLQAALDIVLSLNAWRSLKATQILRYLLKFAVAAVWAVVLPIGYSSSVQNPTGLVKLFSNWARDWQNQEFYNYAVALYLLPNVLAAVLFVLPPLRRKMERSNWRIMTLIMWWAQPKLYVGRGMHEDMFTLLKYTLFWIILLISKLAFSYYVEILPLVGPTKLIMGMHIDNYQWHEFFPNVTHNIGVVIAIWAPIVLVYFMDCQIWYAIFSTIFGGIHGAFSHLGEIRTLGMLRSRFESVPSAFSFRLVPSSKEDKYAEKALIERKNIANFSRVWNEFINSMRNEDLISNHERDLLLVPYSSTDISVVQWPPFLLASKIPIALDMAKDFRGKEDTDLFKKMDDYMLSAVIETYEMLRDIVYGLLEDDADRKIVKNICYEVDLSIQQNKFLSEFRMSGLPLLSEKLEKFLKVLLELDDSEDVDAYKSQIINVLQDIIEIITKDIMIHGHEILERAHSATMDDQNVKIEQSFGKINIALTQNKSWREKVVRLRLLLTTKESAINVPSNLDARRRITFFANSLFMKMPTAPKVRDMLSFSVLTPYYKEDVLYSEDDLNKENEDGITMLFYLKTIYRDEWKNFEERVDHDPTYSAKEKTEFLRQWVSYRGQTLARTVRGMMYYKKALEVQCNLEFTGDNASHTKELSGQDQLNQKAFLDHAQALADLKFTYVVSCQAYGNQKKSPDARDRSCYSNILNLMLTYPSLRVAYIDEREDTVNGKSQKVYYSVLVKGGDKLDEEIYRIKLPGPPNEIGEGKPENQNHAIIFTRGEALQTIDMNQDNYFEEAFKMRNVLEEFLKHRRGPRKPTILGLREHIFTGSVSSLAWFMSNQETSFVTIGQRILANPLRVRFHYGHPDIFDRIFHITRGGVSKASRIINLSEDIFSGFNSTLRGGYITHHEYIQVGKGRDVGMNQISLFEAKVANGNGEQTLSRDVYRLGRRFDFYRMLSFYFTTVGFYFSSMITVLTVYVFLYGRLYMVMSGLESEILTSPSIRQSKALEEALATQSVFQLGLILVLPMVMEIGLEKGFRTALGDFVIMQLQLASVFFTFQLGTKAHYFGRTILHGGSKYRATGRGFVVFHMKFAENYRTYSRSHFVKGLELIILLVLYEVFGESYRSSNLYWFITFSMWFLVGSWLFAPFVFNPSGFDWQKTVDDWTDWKRWMGNRGGIGIPPDKSWESWWDGEQEHLRHTNIRGRVVEIILAFRFFIYQYGIVYHLDIAHHSKSLLVYGLSWIVMITALLVLKLVSMGRRRFGIDFQLMFRILKALLFLGFMSVMAVLFIVFGLTITDLFAAILAFMPTGWALLLIGQACRGLFKRIGFWDSIKELARAYEYIMGLLLFMPIAILSWFPFVSEFQTRLLFNQAFSRGLQISMILAGKKDGSDAGKKDKS; encoded by the exons ATGGCTAGTTCCAGCGGGACCAAGAGCGATGCGGGCCCGCCCCGCTCGCTGTCTCGGAGGATGACTCGGGCTCAGACAATGATGGTCAATTTGCCTGATGAGGATACTTCTGCTTTCGATAGCGAACTTGTCCCGTCTTCTATGTCGTTTATCGCTCCCATTCTTCGTGTAGCTAATGAGGTTGAGAAGGACAATCCCAGAGTTGCCTATCTCT GCCGCTTCCATGCTCTTGAGAAGGCTCACAGGATGGACCCAAACTCAAGTGGACGTGGTGTTCGTCAGTTCAAGACCTATCTGTTGCATAGGCTTGAGAAG GAAGAACTTGAAACACAACGTCAGCTTGCAGGAACTGATCCAAAAGAAATCCAGCTATATTACCAGAAATTCTATGTGGACAATGTAAAAGAAGGCCAATATGTGAAAAAACC GGAAGAGATGGCTAAGATTCTTCAGATTGCAGCAGTATTATATGATGTGCTGATAGCAGTTGTACCTGCTCCAAAAATTGAAAATGAG ACAAAAAGATATGCACGGGATGTTGAAAAGTTGAGGGAACAGTATGAGCATTACAACATTCTTCCATTGTATGCTGCAGGGATAAAACCTGCAATTATGGAACTTCCTGAG ATCAAAGCTGCACTTCACGCTTTACGTAATGTGGATAATCTTCCAATGCCTAGAATTAGCCTGGCACGTGATGCCCCACATGACATGCCTAAGGAAAGGGTTAAATCAGTCAATGACATTCTTGATTGGCTTTCTTCTGTTTTTGGTTTTCAG AGAGGAAATGTGGCTAATCAGAGGGAGCACCTTATATTGTTACTAGCCAATATTGATGCAAGGAAAAGGACGCTCGAAAATTATTCTATG CTTGATAGTGGCACTATAAAGCAATTGATGGATAAAATATTTAAGAACTATCGTTCATGGTGTGACTACTTGCGTTGTGAAGATAATCTtag GTTTCCACACGGTTCTAATGAACAACAGTTAGAGCTTATCTACATTGGCCTCTATCTTCTCATATGGGGTGAAGCTTCAAATATTCGATTCATGCCGGAATGCATTTGCTATATCTTCCATAAA ATGGCAGATGAGGTCTTTGGAATATTATATAGCAATGTGCATCCTGTTAGTGGAGAGACATATGAAACAGCAGCTCCTGACCATGAAGCTTTTTTGAGGAATGTTATAACTCCAATTTACCAAGTTGTGCGAAAG GAATCAAAGAGAAACAAAGGAGGCAAGGCAAGCCATTCAAAATGGAGAAATTATGATGATCTAAACGAATACTTTTG GTCTGACAAATGTTTCAAGTTAGAGTGGCCAATGGATCTTAAAGCTGATTTTTTTGTTCATTCAGATGAGCCTACAAATGAG AGATCTAATCAGGGCACTACTGGACATAGGAAGCCTAAAACAAATTTTGTTGAAGTTCGCACTTTTTGGCACCTCTATAGAAGTTTTGACAGAATGTGGATATTCTTTATATTGGCTTTTCAG GCTATGGTTATTATTGCATGGAGTTCATCAGGATCAATTGTTGATTTTTTCAATGAGGATGTCTTCAGACGTGTTTTGAGCATTTTTGTCACTTCTGCTTTTCTCAATTTTCTCCAAG CTGCTCTGGATATAGTTCTTAGTCTTAATGCCTGGAGGAGCTTAAAAGCCACACAGATACTAAGATACCTTCTGAAGTTTGCAGTAGCAGCTGTGTGGGCTGTAGTTCTGCCAATTGGTTACTCCAGTTCTGTGCAGAATCCAACAGGTCTTGTAAAATTGTTTAGCAATTGGGCTAGAGATTGGCAGAATCAGGAATTTTATAATTATGCTGTTGCATTGTATTTGCTACCCAATGTTTTGGCTGCTGTACTTTTTGTGCTTCCACCTTTGCGGAGAAAAATGGAGCGTTCAAACTGGCGGATTATGACTTTAATTATGTGGTGGGCTCAG CCAAAACTATATGTAGGAAGAGGCATGCATGAAGATATGTTCACACTTTTAAA GTATACACTGTTTTGGATCATACTGCTAATTAGCAAGTTAGCATTTAGCTACTACGTGGAG ATACTGCCTTTGGTTGGACCAACCAAATTGATTATGGGTATGCATATTGACAACTATCAATGGCACGAGTTCTTTCCAAATG TTACCCACAACATTGGTGTTGTTATTGCTATATGGGCTCCAATTGTGCTg GTTTATTTTATGGACTGTCAAATATGGTATGCCATATTTTCTACTATTTTTGGTGGGATTCATGGAGCCTTTAGCCATTTGGGTGAG ATACGAACACTTGGAATGTTACGGTCTAGATTTGAGTCTGTGCCTTCAGCTTTCAGTTTCCGTCTTGTTCCATCATCTAAAGAGGATAAATATGCAGAG AAAGCATTGATTGAAAGAAAAAATATTGCAAATTTTTCTCGGGTGTGGAATGAGTTCATCAATTCTATGAGAAACGAAGATTTGATCAGCAACCA TGAAAGAGACTTGCTACTTGTGCCGTATTCTTCAACTGATATATCTGTTGTTCAGTGGCCTCCCTTTTTACTTGCTAGCAAG ATTCCTATAGCATTGGACATGGCAAAAGATTTCAGGGGGAAGGAAGATACTGACTTATTTAAGAAAATGGATGATTATATGCTTTCAGCAGTAATCGAGACCTATGAGATGTTGAGGGACATAGTATATGGCCTTTTGGAAGATGATGCAGATAGGAA GATTGTAAAAAACATTTGTTATGAAGTGGACTTAAGCATTCAACAAAATAAATTTTTGAGTGAATTCCGGATGAGTGGCTTGCCTTTACTCAGTGAAAAGTTGGAGAAGTTTCTAAAAGTCTTG CTAGAGCTAGATGACAGTGAAGATGTTGATGCGTACAAATCTCAGATAATTAATGTTCTCCAGGATATCATAGAAATTATTACCAAAGATATTATGATTCATGGCCATGA AATCCTGGAAAGAGCTCACTCTGCCACTATGGATGATCAAAATGTCAAGATAGAGCAGAGCTTTGGAAAGATAAATATTGCTCTTACACAAAACAAATCATGGAGGGAGAAG GTTGTTAGGCTTCGTTTGCTTTTGACCACAAAGGAATCTGCCATAAATGTACCATCAAACTTGGATGCTCGCCGCCGTATCACTTTCTTTGCAAATTCCTTATTCATGAAAATGCCAACTGCTCCAAAAGTCCGGGACATGCTCTCCTTTAG TGTGTTGACTCCATATTACAAAGAAGATGTTCTTTATTCGGAAGATGATCTTAATAAGGAAAATGAAGATGGGATAACAATGTTGTTCTACCTGAAGACAATATATCGTG ATGAATGGAAAAATTTTGAGGAACGAGTAGATCACGACCCTACTTACTCTGCCAAAGAAAAGACAGAGTTTCTTCGTCAGTGGGTATCTTACAGGGGGCAAACACTTGCTAGAACAG TGAGGGGGATGATGTACTATAAGAAGGCTCTGGAAGTTCAGTGCAACCTGGAATTCACAGGAGACAATG CAAGCCACACCAAGGAATTAAGCGGGCAGGATCAACTTAATCAGAAAGCTTTCCTTGATCACGCACAAGCTCTGGCAGATTTGAAGTTCACCTATGTTGTGTCTTGTCAAGCTTACGGAAACCAGAAAAAATCCCCTGATGCTCGAGATAGAAGTTGTTACAGTAATATTCTAAATCTCATGTTAAC GTATCCATCACTACGTGTTGCTTACATAGATGAACGAGAGGATACAGTCAATGGAAAATCTCAGAAGGTTTATTACTCTGTTCTGGTCAAAGGAGGTGACAAGTTGGATGAG GAAATCTACCGAATCAAGCTTCCTGGTCCCCCAAATGAAATTGGTGAAGGTAAACCTGAAAATCAAAATCATGCCATTATCTTTACTCGTGGAGAAGCCCTTCAGACTATAGACATGAATCAG GATAATTACTTTGAAGAAGCTTTCAAAATGAGAAATGTGTTGGAGGAATTTCTAAAACATAGGCGTGGGCCACGAAAGCCTACAATCTTAGGTCTAAGGGAGCATATATTTACTGGAAG TGTTTCATCACTTGCTTGGTTCATGTCCAATCAGGAGACCAGCTTTGTAACTATTGGCCAACGTATTTTGGCTAATCCTTTGAG GGTGAGATTCCATTATGGTCATCCTGATATATTTGATAGGATCTTCCACATAACAAGGGGTGGCGTAAGCAAAGCTTCAAGAATAATAAACTTAAGCGAGGATATATTTTCAG GTTTCAATTCAACTCTGCGGGGGGGATACATAACACATCATGAATATATCCAAGTAGGCAAGGGGCGTGATGTGGGAATGAATCAGATATCATTGTTTGAAGCAAAGGTTGCAAATGGAAATGGAGAGCAGACGCTTAGCCGTGATGTATATCGACTTGGACGTCGATTTGATTTCTACAGAATGCTGTCGTTCTATTTTACAACTGTTGGTTTCTATTTTAGTAGCATG ATAACTGTGCTTACTGTATATGTATTCTTATATGGGCGTTTATACATGGTAATGAGTGGATTAGAAAGTGAGATTCTTACTAGCCCAAGCATACGTCAGAGCAAGGCTCTTGAAGAGGCCTTAGCTACTCAGTCTGTTTTTCAGTTGGGCCTGATATTAGTGCTGCCCATGGTCATGGAGATTGGCTTGGAGAAAGGCTTTCGCACTGCTCTGGGTGATTTTGTCATTATGCAGCTGCAGTTGGCCTCTGTATTCTTCACATTCCAGCTGGGAACAAAGGCACATTATTTTGGTAGAACAATTTTGCATGGTGGATCGAAGTACAGAGCAACTGGACGTGGGTTTGTTGTTTTCCATATGAAGTTTGCTGAGAACTACAGAACTTACTCCCGAAGTCACTTTGTAAAGGGATTAGAGCTGATTATACTTTTGGTATTGTATGAAGTCTTTGGTGAATCATATCGCAGTTCAAATCTTTATTGGTTCATCACATTCTCCATGTGGTTTCTGGTTGGATCCTGGTTGTTTGCTCCTTTTGTGTTTAACCCATCTGGTTTTGACTGGCAAAAAACAGTGGATGATTGGACAGACTGGAAGAGGTGGATGGGCAATCGGGGTGGTATTGGGATCCCTCCTGATAAAAGTTGGGAATCTTGGTGGGATGGAGAACAAGAACATCTCAGGCACACGAATATAAGGGGACGGGTGGTTGAGATAATCCTTGCATTTCGTTTCTTTATCTATCAGTATGGCATTGTCTACCACCTTGATATAGCCCACCATAGCAAAAGTTTGCTG GTTTATGGCCTTTCTTGGATAGTTATGATAACTGCTCTTTTAGTCTTAAAG TTGGTATCAATGGGTAGACGAAGATTTGGTATCGATTTCCAGCTTATGTTCAGGATTCTGAAGGCGCTTCTGTTCCTTGGCTTCATGTCAGTCATGGCAGTCTTATTCATAGTTTTTGGACTCACAATAACGGATTTGTTTGCTGCAATCCTTGCGTTCATGCCCACTGGGTGGGCCCTCCTTCTG ATTGGGCAAGCATGCAGGGGCTTGTTCAAGAGGATAGGATTCTGGGACTCAATAAAGGAGCTAGCAAGAGCGTACGAGTACATAATGGGACTATTACTCTTCATGCCTATAGCCATTTTGTCATGGTTTCCTTTTGTGTCAGAGTTCCAAACTCGTCTGCTGTTCAATCAAGCCTTTAGCAGAGGCCTCCAGATTTCTATGATTCTTGCTGGAAAGAAAGATGGATCTGACGCAGGGAAGAAAGACAAGTCATAA
- the LOC110664619 gene encoding glycerol-3-phosphate acyltransferase 1: MVILKLADWVSLSELLANSWYRATRKMRSYGFLLKNPSQKSSQQQAQLFPNVSKCGLENRGSDTLVCDIHGGLLRTRSFFPYFMLVAFEGGSIFRAFLLLLSCLLSWVLDYELQLRVMIFITFCGLKITDIESVGRAVLPKFYLENLHLQAYELLASTGTRIVFTSVPRVMVEGFLKEYLRVNKVMGTELHTVGSYFTGLLSNSGLLVKHRALKDYFGEKTPEIGLGSSSLPDRLFISLCKEAYVVYKEENKNSESSSVMTRDKYPKPLIFHDGRLAFLPTPLAALLMFMWLPLGIILAIFRLLVGIFLPYKLALFMGIQSGVELKIKMCYPPAKSSGHKRGVLYVCTHRTLLDPVFLSLSLGKPLTAVTYSLSKMSEIIAPIRTVRLTRDRERDGETMQRLLSEGDLVVCPEGTTCREPYLLRFSSLFAELADEIVPVAVNTRVSMFYGTTASGLKCLDPIFFFMNPRPCYQIHILDKLPIELTCAGGRSSCEVANYIQRLLADALGFECTTLTRKDKYMMLAGNEGVVQGNNRKP, from the exons ATGGTGATTCTCAAGCTAGCAGACTGGGTCAGCTTGTCCGAGCTCTTAGCTAACTCATGGTACAGGGCTACAAGGAAGATGAGAAGTTATGGCTTCTTATTGAAGAACCCATCTCAAAAATCATCACAGCAACAAGCTCAGTTGTTTCCTAATGTGAGCAAGTGCGGTTTGGAGAATAGAGGGTCTGATACATTGGTGTGTGATATTCACGGGGGCTTGTTAAGAACCCGCTCTTTCTTTCCTTATTTCATGCTAGTTGCTTTCGAAGGTGGTAGCATTTTTAGAGCATTTTTGCTGTTGCTATCATGTCTCCTTTCGTGGGTTTTGGACTATGAGCTCCAGTTAAGGGTCATGATCTTCATCACCTTCTGTGGGCTCAAGATAACGGATATTGAGAGTGTTGGTAGGGCAGTTTTGCCAAAGTTTTATCTAGAGAATCTTCATCTTCAGGCTTATGAGTTGTTGGCTTCAACAGGAACTAGGATTGTTTTCACAAGCGTCCCTAGGGTGATGGTGGAAGGATTTCTTAAGGAATATTTGAGGGTTAACAAAGTGATGGGTACAGAGTTGCACACTGTTGGAAGTTACTTCACTGGTTTGTTGTCTAATTCTGGTTTACTAGTAAAGCACAGAGCTCTCAAGGATTATTTTGGAGAAAAAACGCCTGAGATAGGCCTTGGAAGTTCAAGCCTCCCTGACCGTCTCTTCATCTCTCTTTGCAAG GAAGCCTATGTGGTGTACAAAGAAGAAAACAAGAACAGTGAGAGTAGTTCAGTAATGACAAGGGACAAATACCCAAAGCCACTTATATTTCATGATGGTAGGCTAGCTTTCTTGCCCACTCCATTAGCAGCTCTATTAATGTTTATGTGGCTTCCCCTTGGAATAATTCTCGCTATCTTCAGACTCCTTGTTGGTATTTTCCTTCCTTACAAATTAGCTTTATTTATGGGCATTCAAAGTGGAGTAGAGCTGAAGATCAAAATGTGCTACCCTCCTGCAAAAAGTTCAGGCCACAAAAGGGGTGTCCTCTACGTTTGCACCCATAGGACACTATTGGACCCAGTTTTTCTCAGCCTATCTTTAGGTAAACCATTGACTGCTGTGACATATAGCCTGAGCAAGATGTCTGAAATAATAGCACCAATTAGAACAGTGAGgttgaccagagatagagaacGAGATGGGGAGACCATGCAAAGATTGTTAAGTGAAGGAGACTTGGTGGTTTGTCCTGAGGGGACCACTTGTAGAGAGCCATATTTGTTGAGATTTAGTTCACTGTTTGCAGAGTTAGCTGATGAGATAGTCCCTGTGGCCGTCAATACTCGTGTAAGCATGTTTTATGGGACAACTGCTAGTGGTTTGAAATGCTTGGATCCAATTTTCTTCTTTATGAACCCTAGACCTTGCTATCAAATTCATATCCTTGACAAGTTACCCATAGAGCTCACTTGTGCTGGGGGAAGATCTAGCTGTGAAGTGGCAAATTATATCCAAAGACTGTTGGCTGATGCTTTGGGATTTGAGTGCACTACTCTTACAAGGAAAGATAAGTATATGATGCTAGCAGGCAATGAAGGTGTTGTCCAGGGTAATAATAGGAAACCCTAG